In Lepisosteus oculatus isolate fLepOcu1 chromosome 15, fLepOcu1.hap2, whole genome shotgun sequence, one genomic interval encodes:
- the LOC107079440 gene encoding uncharacterized protein encodes MRAVRGLLPALLFLQAALTDDSRGERCHGLRHLENGRTFFRYGGLYVTFTCNPGFRVHGFRTSSCISGRWTRAPPACVASGCPNPGGILHGSSMMTPDRSFVFFMCDKGYRLFGCPLLYCRGRTWNSTKPVCKESDVMSSDKQKLLALLRSSLAQNLNAPSALKNLFQLQYDSSLSAASKDIFLDPGLLAEEPRASNPKQLYSAGALRQLTVSNRVPEPKEKEVFIEKQYQSGRATTGGGEESEEVYSKPSNYERPLYKPLSSLTSPASSLSIAKLSMAPSPPAPDEESSPSYSQDKMLLMSPTSMPAEHDEKTYDQTTSHLVFFTEPFTIASQTVEEQQAQHSIYSKTHEATVTSESVTNSLSSASTRRPQLPASPKARIIDSTASQELNRPSFELSSTTSDQIPLLDSSVSATLYHVTNTPDTSEDSLRTPSFPQAQSSVLDSFNTSLVFKGNIAKSGSINKDHAKFSESLASPQNSTASTFLVGESYSRYSGSAPHQIRSEMSPDASFSDMNQKTPLKHPEKNNQGHLERTIIFSSDEIKTNVTFQDNTEHSTRAGKKNNKPTTASSATGVLQNVSLISTDNLKPVINSLGQSAASSVGKSQEKHAHQWNISTTEEQRNLQPLKDRLAKTAFVDLATTQPKAGMWVTEHADMDTGHHNQQPPATQGTTATAGTAAVSTEQTAVNDSAEQATTTQQAGGLNRSDSESLMSSPGTMRIQTQERLDQTGDATVHRINALRAAGLPDPTPSGSHHNFVEITADELPLLGSLKRRPVCPYPPLPPHGTFYFHTAVNPSPWQYRHYVQYSCYPGYTLANGDVYSYCLHNGRWSGVTPACLEVTPCSVNNGGCSQLCEVTPEGRAQCNCRDGFELLQDNRTCRDVNECAEELHYCQQDCINTFGFYKCSCWPGYLLSEDERSCSDVDECQLPIGFASCLFGCINTPGSFRCHCPEGYRMAAVEGHCIDVDECLENDGRGPCAMECQNAAGSFHCSCSYGYKLAGDGRSCVAECPSGYRKHSNPTESSGLQREHCTDIDECQEPGPRQRRCEWRCVNLPGSHRCMCPRGYRLDPDAYHCQDINECNSKNGGCSHICINYKGGFQCACPEHYRFAPYSRKKCQPVKT; translated from the exons ATGAGGGCTGTCCGGGGGCTGCTGCCAGCGCTGCTCTTTCTCCAGGCTGCTCTCACGGACG ACTCTAGAGGAGAAAGGTGCCATGGGTTAAGACACCTGGAGAACGGGCGCACGTTCTTCCGCTACGGGGGGCTATACGTGACCTTCACCTGCAATCCAGGGTTCAGAGTTCACGGCTTCCGCACCAGCAGCTGCATCTCTGGCCGCTGGACCAGAGCTCCGCCTGCATGTGTGG CCTCAGGATGTCCGAACCCGGGGGGGATACTCCATGGCAGCAGCATGATGACCCCCGACAGATCCTTTGTCTTCTTCATGTGTGACAAGGGCTACAGGCTCTTTGGGTGTCCTCTGCTGTACTGCAGGGGAAGAACATGGAACAGCACTAAGCCAGTATGCAAAG AGTCTGATGTGATGAGCTCAGACAAACAGAAGCTCCTTGCTCTGCTGAGGTCCAGTCTGGCTCAGAATCTGAATGCACCATCGGCCTTGAAGAATCTTTTCCAGTTGCAGTATGATAGCAGTTTGAGTGCCGCTTCCAAGGACATATTCCTTGATCCTGGGCTACTGGCAGAGGAGCCAAGGGCCTCAAATCCCAAACAACTATACTCAGCGGGGGCACTAAGACAGCTGACTGTGAGCAACAGAGTACCAGAGCCCAAAGAAAAGGAGGTGTTTATTGAAAAACAGTACCAGTCTGGTAGAGCAACTACAGGAGGAGGGGAAGAGTCAGAAGAAGTATACAGTAAACCAAGCAACTATGAAAGACCTCTCTACAAGCCTCTGTCTTCACTGACATCACCAGCCTCTTCCCTGTCAATTGCCAAACTCTCAATGGCACCATCACCACCTGCTCCAGACGAGGAGAGCTCACCTTCTTACTCACAGGACAAAATGCTGCTAATGTCACCGACCTCTATGCCGGCAGAGCATGATGAGAAAACATATGACCAGACAACCTCACATCTAGTGTTCTTCACTGAACCATTCACTATCGCTTCACAGACTGTAGAAGAGCAGCAAGCACAGCACTCCATTTATTCCAAGACACATGAAGCAACTGTCACCTCTGAGTCCGTGACTAATTCTTTATCTTCAGCCTCGACAAGGAGGCCACAGCTCCCTGCTTCTCCAAAAGCACGCATTATAGACTCAACTGCTTCTCAGGAACTAAATCGACCTTCTTTTGAACTATCATCAACAACCTCAGATCAAATTCCTTTACTGGATAGCTCTGTATCAGCCACTCTGTACCATGTTACCAACACACCAGATACTTCAGAAGACTCCTTACGCACCCCTTCATTTCCACAGGCACAATCATCAGTACTAGACAGCTTTAATACATCTTTAGTATTCAAAGGCAATATTGCCAAATCTGGGTCTATAAATAAAGACCATGCAAAGTTTTCTGAGTCTTTAGcaagtccacagaattccacAGCTTCTACTTTCCTGGTAGGGGAATCATACTCAAGATATTCAGGAAGTGCACCTCACCAAATTAGGTCAGAGATGAGTCCTGATGCATCTTTCAGTGATATGAATCAGAAAACACCTCTTAAAcatcctgaaaaaaataatcaaggcCATTTAGAAAGGACAATTATATTTTCATCTGATGAAATTAAGACTAACGTCACCTTTCAAGACAACACTGAGCATAGTACTAGAGCtggaaaaaagaacaacaaaccTACTACTGCCTCCTCTGCGACAGGTGTGCTTCAAAATGTCTCGTTAATCTCAACAGATAATCTGAAGCCTGTGATAAACAGTCTGGGACAGTCTGCAGCCTCTTCTGTTGGTAAATCTCAGGAAAAACATGCTCACCAATGGAACATCTCAACAACAGAAGAACAAAGGAATTTACAACCATTGAAAGACAGGCTGGCTAAAACAGCCTTCGTTGATTTGGCAACCACACAACCCAAAGCAGGCATGTGGGTAACGGAACATGCAGATATGGACACAGGACATCACAATCAACAGCCTCCTGCAACCCAGGGCACCACAGCAACAGCAGGCACAGCTGCTGTGAGCACAGAACAGACTGCAGTAAATGATTCTGCTGAACAGGCTACTACAACACAACAGGCAGGTGGCCTCAACCGGAGTGACTCAGAATCCCTGATGTCATCACCTGGAACCATGAGAATCCAGACACAGGAACGTCTGGATCAGACTGGAGATGCCACAGTCCACAGGATCAATGCACTGCGTGCTGCTGGCTTGCCAGACCCCACACCTAGTGGTTCCCATCACAACTTTGTGGAAATCACAGCTGATGAGCTGCCACTGCTGGGGTCACTGAAGCGGAGGCCTGTGTGTCCTTACCCACCACTTCCTCCCCATGGAACCTTCTATTTCCATACAGCTGTCAACCCTTCCCCATGGCAGTACAGACACTATGTGCAGTACTCTTGTTACCCTGGATACACACTCGCCAACGGCGATGTCTACAGCTACTGTCTACACAATGGCAGATGGAGTGGGGTCACGCCTGCTTGCTTAG AGGTCACCCCTTGCTCTGTGAACAATGGAGGCTGCTCTCAGCTCTGCGAGGTGACCCCTGAGGGCCGAGCGCAGTGCAACTGCAGAGATGGCTTTGAGCTGCTGCAGGACAACAGAACATGCAGAG ATGTGAATGAATGTGCAGAGGAGCTCCACTACTGCCAGCAGGACTGTATCAACACCTTTGGCTTTTACAAGTGCAGCTGTTGGCCTGGATACCTGCTGTCAGAAGATGagcggtcctgctctg ATGTAGATGAGTGCCAGCTGCCCATTGGCTTTGCCAGCTGTCTGTTTGGCTGTATCAACACTCCAGGGAGCTTCAGATGTCACTGTCCAGAGGGGTACAGGATGGCAGCAGTTGAAGGTCACTGCATAG ATGTTGACGAATGTCTGGAGAACGACGGGCGGGGCCCCTGTGCCATGGAGTGCCAGAACGCCGCCGGGTCGTTTCACTGCTCCTGTTCCTATGGATACAAGCTGGCAGGAGACGGCCGTTCCTGTGTAGCCGAGTGCCCCTCGGGATATCGCAAGCACAGCAACCCTACAGAGAGCAGCGGCCTGCAAAGAGAGCACTGCACCG ATATCGACGAGTGTCAGGAGCCAGGACCCCGTCAGCGCAGGTGTGAGTGGAGGTGTGTCAATTTGCCAGGCTCACACCGCTGCATGTGTCCCAGGGGCTACAGACTGGACCCTGATGCCTACCACTGCCAGG ATATTAATGAATGCAACTCTAAAAATGGAGGCTGTTCTCACATCTGCATCAACTACAAAGGCGGCTTTCAGTGTGCCTGTCCAGAACACTACAGATTTGCTCCATACAGCAGGAAGAAGTGTCAGCCAGTCAAAACGTAG